TCAAGGTTCAGGGTGGCCATACGCATGACTTATTGCTGACCACTGTTAACGGTGATGTTTCAGTTGATGCCGACCCGGCAAGTGCCGCACTGAAAACCGTAAATGGCACAGTTCGCGCAACCTATCACACTGACTTTACCAAAATTGAAGGAACTTCGATGAATGGCAATGTGAAAGTTGCTGTGCCGGCTTCGATTGCCTTAAATGGCGAAGCCCGGACCCATTTTGGCAGTATTAAGAGTCGCCTGAGCAATGTGACTGAACCGGCAAAAGGTAGCAAACGCTTCGGACTGGAGCGTCCAGGAACCGGCAGTAGTGAGTTGAAACTCAATACGACCAGTGGCAATATTCAATTGAAAGATTCAAATGACTAAGGGGGATCGCTTATGCCTTTTCTATTAATTCCATTAATGTTTTTCATCGTTGGCTTGGTTTTGGTGGCGGTATTTGCGATCGGGATCATCTTGTTGAAAATGTTAATCGTACCGGCACTTCTGGTGGTTTTGGCTGTATGGCTATTCTCGCGCCATGACCGTGATGGCCGCCGTGGTCCACGGCATCCATATCGCGATCAAGGTACGTCGCGACCGCGTAAAAACGCCACCCACGTTACCGAGTCACATGATGATGATTGGAGCGATTTCTAGTCATGAATTTCATCAAACGTACCATCATCACAACCGCCGTTTTCTTAATCTATGCGCAACTGTTTCCTAGTCAACTCTATGTTGCGGGCTTTGGTGTGGCCGTTGTCGGTGCGCTTGTTTTAGGAGTTCTTAATGGCTTGCTACGACCAATCCTGGTGATTCTGTCGATTCCAATTACAATTCTCACGTTAGGGTTGTTTTTAATCGTTCTTAACGGCCTGATGCTCAGCATGATGACATGGTTCGTGTCCGGCATTGTTTTCAGCAGTTTTGGCTCAACCATGATGCTGGCCATCATCATCTCGGTGATGAATATGATTTTTGTCGGTAAAAAATAGCGCAGCTTGATCAACAGTTGCGCCAGAAGTTGGTCCTCGAGACATAAATTGTCCGGGGGTCTTTTTTTGGGCTAATGCAACCTTTCTTGACCATATTCTGACGGAACCAAACAACTTTGGCGTCGGTTTTTACCTGTCGTTCCCGTGTGGTTCACCGAGTTATGGTAAAATGAAGCAAACATGGCGAAAGAAAGGTGGACTTCATGGCAGACAGCGTGACGGTACGGCAACTCGTCAAGGCGACTAAGCTTGAGGTATACAGTGGTGAGGAGTATCTTGATTCTCGGCAGGTCGTTTTGAGCGATATTTCGCGTCCCGGACTTGAGTTGACAGGTTACTTTAATTATTATCCGCATGAACGGATTCAACTTTTTGGTCGGACAGAAATTTCATTTGCGCGGAATATGTCCTCGGAAGAGCGGTTATTGATTTTGAAACGGATGGCAACCGAGGACACCCCGGCGTTTCTGGTGTCGCGCGGGTTGCAACCACCGGCGGAAATGATTACGGCGGCCACCGCGGCGCATATTCCGG
Above is a window of Lacticaseibacillus casei DSM 20011 = JCM 1134 = ATCC 393 DNA encoding:
- a CDS encoding phage holin family protein — encoded protein: MNFIKRTIITTAVFLIYAQLFPSQLYVAGFGVAVVGALVLGVLNGLLRPILVILSIPITILTLGLFLIVLNGLMLSMMTWFVSGIVFSSFGSTMMLAIIISVMNMIFVGKK